ACGCCCGACCTGTTGCCCGCCGACCTTCTCGGCACTCTCATCTACGATCAGCGCCACGGCGAGTTCCTGCCGCGCAAGGGACCGCTGTTCACCAACCTGCTGCTCGCAGACGAGATAAATCGCGCGCCCGCCAAGGTTCAGTCCGCGCTTCTCGAGAGCATGGAGGAGCGACAGGTAACCTTGGGCGAGACCACCTATCCCCTCGAAGAACCGTTCATGGTTCTCGCGACCCAGAACCCAATCGAGCAGGAGGGCACCTATCCCCTGGCCGAAGCGCAGATCGATCGATTCATGTTGAAGCTGCGTCTCGATTATCCCCTCCGCAATGACGAGCTCGAAATCCTGGAGCGGATGATGGTGGAAGTGCCCAAAGACGTCCGTGCCATCTTGGACGGCGAACGGCTGATTGCTCTCAGAACGACCTGCGACTCGGTCTATCTCGATCACAAGATCAAGAACTACATCCTGGATCTGGTGCTCGCGACCCGTGATCCCGAAGGCGCCGGCCTGCCCGACCTGAAAAGCCTCATTTCTTTCGGCGCCTCGCCGCGGGCGACGCTCTTCCTGGCGCGCGCCGCCAAGGCCTTGGCCCTGGTCAGAGGTCGCGGCTTCGTCATTCCGGAAGACGTCAAGGAGATCGCCGCCGACGTGCTGCGCCATCGCATCGTGGCGACGTACGAGGCCGAAGCCGAGGAGATCACTACCGACACCCTCGTGACTCGTTTGCTGGAACGCATCGAAGTCCCGTAGAAGACCGAGGCCGCACTCAAGGACCGTGCTCGGATTCGCGCGCAAGAAGAAGTCGACCGCTCCTTTCGCGGAGTCGCGGCCGGCGTTGCCCGCCGACCTGATGCGCAAGGTGCGCCGGATCGAGATCTCGACCAAGAAGCTGGTAGACGAGGGCATAGCCGGCGGCTACCACTCGGTGTTCAAGGGCCGCGGGGTCGAGTTCTCCGAAGTCAGACCGTACCAACCCGGCGACGATATCCGCGCCATCGACTGGAACGTCACCGCGCGGATGGGCGCCCCGTTCGTCAAACAGTTCGTCGAGGAACGGGACCTCACGGTCTTCATCATCGTCGACGTCTCGGGTAGCCTTAATTTCGGTTCGCGCTCGACGCTCAAGCGCGAGCTGGCCGCAGAGATCAGCGCCCTGCTGAGTTTCGCCGCGCTACGCAACCAGGATCGCGTCGGCGCCGCGCTGGTCTCTGAGCGGCTCGAGCTGTTCCTCGAGCCGCGGCGCCGCCGGAGCCACGTGCTGCGCATGGTCCGCGAGGTCCTGGTCCGTACCGGCGGCGGCCTGACCGATCTCGACCGAGCCGTGGCACAGGTCATGCGCAATCTCAAACAGCGGTCGGTTCTGTTCCTGATCTCCGACTTTCAGGAGACTCCGTTCGCCAACGCCATCAAGCGGGCCAGTGGCCGTCACGATCTGATCGTGATCGAGATCACCGATCCTCGGGATCTGACGCTGCCACCGGTGGCGGCGGTTCCCCTGCGCGACGCCGAGACAGGCCGGATCGGGTTGATCAACGGCAGCAAGCTCGAGGGCGAGTTTCTGCGACACCGCGGAGGTGAGCGCGAAAGACTGCATCGGCTGACCCGCCAGGTCGGCGCGGACCTGATACACATTTCCACCGACCGGCCCTATCTGCCTGAGCTGGTCTCCTTCTTCGAAGAACGACGGCGGCGGCTTTCGAGATGAATCACAAAGGCACCGTTCTGATCCTGTTCGCGGCCGCCGCGCTGAGCTGCCTCGGCTCGCCCACGAGCGCGCAGACGACGGCCCTCGGCGTCGAGCTATCTCCCAGTGAAGTCCTTGTCGGCGACCTCGTCACGGCTACCCTCGCGATCGAGCTCGACGTCGCCGCCCCCGAACCCTCCTTCCCGAATTGGCCGCGCCACTGGGGCAGCGCCGAGATCCGCAACATCGGCGAGGTCACCCGCAGCGAAGTCGGCGCAAGCTCCCCTGGCTCCGATGGCTCCGGTAGCCCCGACAGCCGCACGCGTTACTCACAGACTCTGCTCCTGACCGCCTTCCGACCCGGGAGCGTCACGCTGCCGCCGGCAGTCGTCACTCTGAATAGCGACGAAACGGTGCTCGAAGTCGCAAGCGAGCCCACGACCTTCGAAGTGGGTTCCGTACTGCCACCGGGCGAGGAACAGCTCGAGCCCAAGCCGCCAGCGCCGCCCCGACCACTGCCGATTGGCGACCGCTTCTGGTGGACCGCAGGCCTCCTGGCCCTCTTCGCGGCCGGTCTGCTGGCGCTGATTCTGACTCGCCGTAGCGCCGAGCCCACCTACGCCGGACAGACCATCGACCCATGGCAAGCGTTCGAGCTGGCGCTGGCCAGACTCGCCACCGCGGCGGATCCTGAGACGGTGTTCACCGGCCTGAGCCTGGAGCTGAGGCGATACCTCGGCAGCTGCCTCGCCTTTCCGGCAGCGGAGAGCACGACGACCGAGCTGAGACGCCGGCTGCTCCGGTTTGGGTTGCCGGCGAGCGTCAGCGGCGATGTCGTTCGGCTGCTGGTCGAGGCCGACACCGTCAAGTTCGCCAAGAGAACTCCCGCTCCGGGCAGGGACTCGGAGTGCCTCGAGCAGGCCCGTATCGCCGCGACCGAGGTCCGCGGCTTCCTTCAACGCCAGGCAATGGCCGAGGCCGAGGAAGGCGAGGTGGCGGCTTGACCACTTTCGGCCACCTCGCCCAACCCGCCTGGCTTCTGGGTCTCCTGCTGCTGCCGGCGCTGGCGGTTTGGCGACATCGGGGCGCCGGCGTCGGCGCGCTCTCCTTCAGCCGGTTGCCCGGCGAGCCCTCGGGTGCCTGGAGGCTGCACATCCCCTTCTACCTTCGGCTGCTGGCCCTGGGACTCGTTTTCATCGCGCTGGCCCGACCGCAGCTCGGCTACGCCTGGGAAGAGAGCCTGACCGAGGGCATCGACATCGAGATCGTGCTCGACATCTCCGGCAGCATGGGAGCCGAGGACTTCCAGCCCAAGAATCGACTGACGGTCGCCAAATCCGTGGTCAACGATTTCATTCAAGGTCGACCGGCCGACCGCCTGGGTCTCGTGGTCTTCTCCGGTACCGCCCTGACCCGTGCGCCACTGACCGGAGACCGCGAAATGCTCCGCTTCCTCATTGAGTCGGTCGAGCTCAACACCCTGCCGGACGGCACCGCCATCGGCGTGGCGCTCGCTAACGCGGCCTCGCGCCTCAAGGACAGTCAGGCCGAGTCGCGGGTCGTGGTTCTGGTCACCGACGGCGTCAACAACGCCGGGGCGATCGACCCGATGTCGGCGGCCAGCATCTGCAAGGGACTCGGGATCCGCGTTTACACGATCGGTGTCGGAACCGACGGCCGGGTACCGGTACCCATGCAGTATCAAAACCCCCTCACCGGCCGCCAAGAGATCCGCCGGGCGCTCATGGACGTCGAAGTCGACGAGGAGCTGCTGCAGAAAATCGCCGAAACAACGTCAGGGCAGTTCTTCAAAGCCACCGACCCAGAGGGCCTTCGAGAGATCTTCGAGGAGATCGACCGCCTCGAAACAACTCCGCTTCAGATCAAGCAGTACACCCGCTTCGAGGAAGCCTTCGTACCCTGGGCGCAGTCCGCCCTGGCGCTGCTCTGCCTGCCACTCGTGATTCGCCTTACCAAGGTGTCGCTCGAACCATGACGTTCGCCCAGCCCAACGCTCTTTGGCTGACGCTACTGGCGCCGATCGCGCTTCTGCTGGCGGCTCTCTTCTGGCAGGGGTACCTGCGGAATCTGAACGCCTGGGCCAAGATCGGTGTCTGGGAGCGCTTGGGGATCGATTTTCGTAAACGACACCTGCGCACTTCCGTCATCTGCCTGACGCTCGCAATTCTCGGCGTTGCTCTGACCCTCGCGCGCCCACGCTGGGGAACAAGCGAACAGACCGTGGAGCGCCAGGGTGTCGACGTGGTCTTCGTCCTGGATTCGTCCATGTCCATGGCCGCTCAGGACGTAGCGCCGTCGCGGCTCGACATCTCCAAGACCCTGGTGCGGCGTCTCGCCGGCGCGCTCCCGGGTCACCGCGTCGCCCTGGTTCAGGCGGAGGGCGAAGGACTCGTGCTGGCGCCGCTGACGGTAGACAGCGCGGTGCTCGACCTTCTACTCGACACGATCGGTCCCGGCAGCCTGCCCCGGCCGGGCACCCAGCTGGGTCCCGCGCTCCAGGAATCGCTGAAACTCTACCCGCCCGACGGCGAGAAACACCGCACTCTGGTCTTGATCTCCGATGGTGAGGACCACGGCAGCGGCTGGGAGCAGTCGCTCCAGGCGCTCAAGGACGCCGGCGTCGTCGTGCACGCACTCGGCGTTGGAACCACGCGCGGCAGCCCGATTCCCCTGTTGGACGAGGACAACCGTTTCAAACAAGACGCGGAGGGGCGGGTCGTAGTTACGAAGGTCAATGAAGCCGTCCTCGAACGGCTGGCCGCCGAGACCGGCGGCATCTACATCGCCGTATCGAAACCGGGAACCGACCCGGCACGGATTACCCAGGCGATCTCGGCAATGGAACAACGCTCCTTCGAGAGCGAGTCCCTCGAGGTCCTGGCCGAGCGCTTCCAGTGGCCCTTGACTCTGGCCGCCCTCGCGCTCGTGCTCCATCTCTTCGTCTCCCCCTTGCAGCCGAGACGTTCCGGCAGGGAGGAGCTCGGGTGATCCGCTCGCTCGCAGCGGTGCTGACTCTGGCCGCCGGCTGGTCGTTCACCGACCTCAGCCTCGACCGCCTGCGCTGGAACGCCCGGGAGCGGACCCAGGCGGGCATCGAGGTCCTCGAGACCGAGAACAAGCAGGCTGCCCTCGAAGCTTTTGAGACGGCAGCGCGCCTCGATCCCGCCAATCCGCTCCTGCGCTACAACGCAGGCTCCGCGCACCTGGTCGCGGGAACCGAGGCCGCGACCCAGCACCTCGAGCTCGCCGCGGAAACCGCTCCCGAGGAGCTTCGCCCGGCGGCGAGCTACAACCTCGGCAACGCTCGTCTCAACTCCGGCGACCCCGCCGGAGCAATCGAGGCCTACGAGCAGACACTACGGCTGACGCCGAATCACCTGGAGGCAAAGTTCAACCTCGAGCTCGCGCTTCAGCAGCAACAGCAGCAACAGGAACAGCAGCAAGAGAATCAGGACGACAAGGACGCCGACCAGGACGACCAGGGCCAGGAGAACCAGCCATCGTCTGACGAACAGCAGGAGCAGCCGCAGGGCTCGAACCAAGACGAGCAGGAAAAGCAGGAGCAGAACGGCGAGGGCGAGCAAGAAAAGCAATTGCCGCAGTTCGAAGAGCAGCCCGACATGAGTGCCGAGCAAGCCGCCGCGATCCTCGAAGCCGTCGAGAATCTCGAGCGTGAGCAACGCCGCAAGCAGGCCGAGCAAGAGATGAAGAAGCGCCCGCATAAGGGGAAGGACTGGTGACCCCTCTCGCTCGCGCTCGCGCCGCCGCCCTTGTGGCGTTTGCGGCCTTCACGGTCGGGCTGCAAACGCCCAGAGGAGCGCAGGCGCAGGAGGCGGCTTCGGCCACCGCCCGGCTCGAGCCGGAGCTCATAGGCGTCGGCCAGGTCGTCACGTTAACGCTCGAGGCGCTCAGCTCGGGCCTGGCGGATCTCGACCTCGATCCTCAGTTCTCACTCGAGAACCTGGAGATCGTGTCGGGCCCGACGCAGGCGCAAAGCTGGCAGTTCGTCAACGGGCGGGCTTCGAGGTCCGAGAGCCTGATCTGGCGCCTGCGCGCCAAGAAGGTCGGCGGCGCCAGGGTCAGCCAGATCGTGCTGAAGATCAACGACTCGGTGTTCGAACTGCCCGACCAAACCATTCAGGTCCAGGAAGAGCCGATCGAGATTCCGGACGCATTCGGGCGACGTCGCTTCGCGGACCCCTTCGAAGATTTCCCTTTTCCTCCTCGACGTCGAGCCCCGAGGCGCGAAGCCGAGCCCAAGCTCTTTCTGCGAGCCGAGGCGACTCCTCAAGAGCCTTTCGTCGGTCAGCAGGTTCTCTACACGCTCTATCTCTTCACCCAGGCCGATGTCGGTGCGATCAACCCCGAAAGCGTGCCCGACTTCGCGGGCTTCTGGGTAGAGGACGTGCCGCAGCCCGACAAGCTTCAGCCCGAGATGGTCGACATCCAGGGAGAACGCTACGGCCGGGTCGTGCTTCTGCGCAAGGCGGTGTTCCCGATGCATCCCGGCCGCGTCGAGCTCGAGGCAGTGCGGGCGAGATTGGTAGCCAGCATGCCGAAATACAGCTGGCTCGGGTCGGTCATCGATCGACGGCGTGAGATCTACCGCACCAGCAACGCGGTCACTCTCGACGTCAAAGCCCTACCTGAGGCTCCGGCTGGTTTTCGAGGCGCGGTCGGCCAGCTTCAGCTCTCGACCGAGGTCGAGCCGCGTGAGGTCAGGGTGGGCGAGGCCGCGACGCTGACCGTCAAGCTGGAAGGCCGGGGCAACATTCAGGGCGTTCTCGAGCCCGAGCTGCCGGTACTGGAGGGCATGCGCGTATTCCCCCCTGAGCAATCGAGTCGCAACCGAGTCGCGGGGACGCAGGTTCGCGGCGAGAAGAGCTGGCGCTACGTGCTGGTTCCAGACCGAGCCGGCCGCTGGGAAATACCTCCCCTCTCGGTGGACTATTTCGATCCCTACGACGAGGCGTTCCGAGCCGCCCAAGCTGCACCGGCGGTTTTCACCGCGCTCGCGCCTCTCGACGCGGTCCCGAGCGTTGGCCACTCGGAGGCGCCCACCCTGGGCCCGAGCACCACCACCGCGGGCGAGCGCGATAGTGAATCCGGCGGTGCGCTGCACCGGTGGTACCGAAAACCGCGCTTCCTGCTCGGATCGGCGGCACTGGTTACGGCCATGTTGCTCGTCCCCATTGCTCGGCGCCTTCGCAACCGGGGTCAAAGCTCCAAACGCCTGTGCGGGCGCCTGCGGGATGCCAGCACCATTCAGCATGGTCGCAGAGCGGCGGACGCGCTCGAGAACGCCTGGCGCGACTACCTCGAAGAGCGATTCGATCTGCCACCAGGTACCGCCGCGATGCAGTGGACCCAACGGCTGCGGGACGGTGGCCTGAAAGCCGCGGGCCTCACCGAGCTGGGCCGGCTCGTTGAAGACCTCGAATACCTGCGCTACGCGCCCGAGCTATCGGCCTCTGAGTCCCTTATTGCCGAGCTGGTCGCACGCTCACTTAAGCTGGCCCGCGGCCTGCGTTAAGCGGCAACGGACCGGGGTGGGCGCCGGTCTTTGACCTGTGGCCTAATCAACTGTTACGAAGCCGGACCTTCTGCTACATTCGCAAGGGCACTCCCCAAGATCGGCTTGGATCATGACTGAGTACCACTGCCTAGAACCCCAGGATCTCGAGGTCTTTCTCGAACGCAGGCGCGCGATGCCCTCGTTTGCGCTCGACATGAGCCTGGCCGAGAACCTTGCCGAGGTGCTCCGCAAGGCCAACGAGTTCGTGCCCTCACACGCCGGCTCACTTCTCCTCGACAACCCCATGGAGAAGAAAAGGAACCGGGAGAACAACTCACTGACCTTCATCGCCGCATTCGGCGACAGGGCTCCCGAGCTGCTCAAGCGACGGATACCGGCGCAGACCGGAATCGCCGGTCACGTCTACATGACCGGGGAGTCGTACGTCGCCCAGGATGTGGGCCGAGACAAGCTCCACCACTCGATGTTCGACCAGACCGACGACTACTCCGCGGAGTCGCTGGTAGCGATTCCGGTTCGGATCGAGAAAGAAGTCTGCGGCGTGCTCGAGCTGGTCAATCGATCGAGAACCGGTCAGTACAGTCAGCGCGACGTTCATCTCCTCGAGATTTTCGCCGAGTACATCTCGATCTCTATCCAGAATGTTCTCGACGGGCGCCAGGCCCAGGAGATCGCCAAGCGAGACAACCTGACCGGTCTCTTTAACGACCGCTACCTCCATATCGCGCTGTCAAAGTCGATCGCCAAGTGCCGACGCGAGGACTCGGATCTGGCCCTCTTGTTCATGGACCTGGACTTCTTCAAGCGAGTCAACGACTCCCACGGCCACTTGGCCGGCAGCCAGGTCCTGAGGGAAGTGGGCATCCTGATCAAGAGGACAACGGCGCTCGACGACTCGATCGCAGCTCGCTACGGCGGCGACGAATTCGTGGTCGCGCTTCCGGGGCTCGATCTTCTGGAGGCGATCAAGGTGGCCGAGCAACTTCGCCATGAGATCGTGACCACAACCTTCTGCGACAAACCCGGAGAGATTCAGCCCGATCCGATCCATTTGACCGGGCTCACCTGCTCGGTCGGAGTGGCCACCCTTCATCGCCACCTGCAGGACACCGAGTCGGTCGAGCGCAGCAAATCGACTCTCCTTCGCCTGGCGGACTCCGCCATGTACGTGGCCAAGGAAACCGGCCGCAATCGCACCGCGACCGCGGGCGAGCCGGTGCGCCGCTTCAACGTCGCGGATTGACCGGCCTCCGAGGCCGATGCTAGCATCCGGCGGGGTCGATCAGCTCCGACATGCCAAGTTTGGCGTGCTTGGCAACCCCCTGACAGCAAAGAGGATAGAGGTCACTGGAAGCCTTTTGGCGATGGAGAATGCATGACGCTCGTCGACACCCAGACTCGCCCCGAAACCGAACTTCCCAAACCGGCCACCGAAGTCCACGAGCGCCTGGCCAAGCACATCCTGGCCGATGGCTTGCCCTTCCTGGTGGATCTCGAGCGCAGCCATGGGCCCTACCTCGTAGACCAGAGCACCGGCCGGGAGATTCTCGACCTGTTCATGTCCTATGCGACCAGCCCGCTGGGCTACAACCACCCGGCGATGATGACGCCCGAGTTCCGCGCTCGGATCTTGCCTTCCGCAATCAACAAGCCGTCCAGCTCGGATCTCTACACCGAGCACATGGCCGACTTCGTCGATGCCCTTGCCCGAACGGTGCCCGAGTCCCTGGCGGAGCGCATGTTCTTCATTTCGGGTGGAGCCCTTGCGGTCGAGAATGCGTTAAAGACCGCGTTCGACTGGAAGGTCCGCAAGAACATGGCCGCGGGCCGGGGCGCGAAGGGACACAAAATCATCCATCTGCGCGAGGCCTTCCACGGCCGCAGCGGTTACACCATGTCGATGACCAACACCGACCCGCGCAAGACCGAGTACTTCCCCCAGTTCGATTGGCCCCGCATCACCAATCCGAAGTTGCGCTTCCCGGTGACCGAGATCGTCACCGAAGAAGTCGCCGCCGCCGAGCGTGAATCCATCGAGCAGATCAAGAAAGCGCTAATCGACTATCCAGACGACATTGCGGGTCTGATCCTCGAGCCGATTCAGGGCGAAGGCGGAGACAACCACTTTCGGCGCGAGTATTTCCAGGCGCTCCGCGACCTCGCCGACGAGGCCGAGTTCCTCTTGATCTTCGACGAGGTCCAGACCGGCCTCGGAACCACCGGCCGTTGGTGGTGCTTCGAGCACTTCGGCGTCGAGCCCGACGTGTTCGCGTTCGGCAAGAAGACTCAGGTCTGCGGTATCTGCGCCAGCGCCCGTGTCGACGAGGTTCATTCGGTCTTCCAGGTGTCGAGTCGGATCAACTCGACCTGGGGCGGCAATCTGGTCGACATGGTCAGGTGCCAGCGCTACATCGAGGTCATCGAGAACGAAAACCTGCTGGCGAGCATCGTGACCGTCGGTGATCATCTTCTCGAAGGTCTGTCCAGGCTGGCCGCCGATCGGCCCGACGTGGTATCCAACGTGCGCGGTCGTGGCGGCTTCGCGGCATTCGATCTACCGACTCATGAGAAACGCGAAGAGCTCCTCAACGAGATGCTCACCAACGACTTTCTCGGTTTGCGCTGCGGTTCCAAGGCCATTCGCTTCCGGCCGCCCCTCAATCTCGCGATCGCCGAGGCCGACGACGGCCTGAACCGGCTCGAGCGGTCACTCGGCCGGATCGTCTGACCGGCAGAAGGAGAACTCGATGACTGTCGAAACCATGACTTCTCACGCGGCACTGCTGTCGGCGCTGGGCATCGAGCCCTTCAACAACGGCGCATTCTGTGGCGAGTGGCTCGGCACCTCAGGGCCCGAGGTGATCTCCGTCGACCCGACCACGGGTGACGAGATCGCGCGGGTCAGAACGGCCACCGCCGAGGACTACGAGCGAGTCGTCTCGACCTCCGTCGAGGCTTTTCACGAGTGGCGTGCCTGGCCAGCGCCCAGGCGCGGCGAAATTGTCCGGCTCGTCGCCGACGAGCTGCGCAAGCACAAGGATGAGCTAGGACGATTGGTGACGCTGGAGATGGGCAAGATCCTCTCCGAGGGCCTGGGCGAAGTTCAGGAGATGATCGACATGGCCGATTTCTCGGTCGGGCTGTCGCGACAGCTCTACGGTCTCTCCATGCACTCGGAACGCGCCGAGCATCGAATGTACGAACAGTGGCATCCGCTCGGCCCGGTCGGCATCATCACCGCCTTCAACTTCCCGGTCGCGGTGTGGTCCTGGAACGCATTCATCGCGGCCGTGTGCGGCGATTCCAGCATCTGGAAGCCATCCGCAAAAACCCCTCTGACCGCGGTTGCGGTGACTCACATCGCCGGCCGGGTGCTGGCGGAGAACGGCGCGCCGCCGGTATTCAACCTCTTGATCGGAGATCGCCATCAAGTCGGCGAGCCGATGACCAAGGACCCACGCATCCCTTTGATCTCGGCAACCGGCTCGACCGGCATGGGCCGGGCAATCGGCCAAACGGTGGCCCAGCGTCTCGGCCGCAGCCTGCTCGAGCTCGGCGGCAACAACGCCATCGTCGTGATGGACGACGCCGACCTCGACCTGGCCCTGCGCGCCGTTCTCTTCGGCGCCGTCGGAACCGCCGGGCAGCGCTGTACCTCGACCCGCCGCTTGTTCCTGCAGAAGAACATCGCCGCCGAGATGAAGCAGCAGCTGACGGCGGCGTATTCATCGGTCTCGATCGGTGACCCGATGGATCCCGCGATCCTCATGGGTCCGCTGGTGGACCAGCGCGCGGTCGACGACATGATGGCCGCCTTGCAGACGGTCCGCGACCAGGGCGGCCGGATCGTCTGCGGGGGCAACGCGGTCGAGGGCCGCGAAGGTTTCTTCGTCGAACCGACGCTGGTAGAGGCGAGCACCGACATGCCGATCACCTGCGACGAGACCTTCGCGCCGATTCTCTATCTGTTCGAGTTCGACGAGCTCGACGAGGCCATAGACAGGCACAACGCGGTGCCGCAGGGACTCTCCTCCGCCATCTTCACGCTCAACATGCGCTCCGCCGAGCGTTTCCTCTCAGCGGCCGGCTCCGATTGCGGCATAGCCAACGTCAATATCGGCACCTCGGGCGCCGAGATCGGCGGCGCCTTCGGCGGCGAGAAAGACACCGGCGGCGGCCGGGAAGCCGGCTCCGACTCCTGGAAGGCCTACATGCGCCGCCAGACCTGTACGCTGAACTATGGCGAAGAGCTGCCGCTGGCGCAGGGCGTCCAGTTCAAGGTCTAGGGATAACGGGCGACGGCCCCCGGCTTCGCTCAGGGCAGGCGGCGGGTGACCTCCGTCTCGACCGTCTTACCTCGACCTCCGCAGTCGCCAGCGGAGCTCCGGTTCGCGCGGAGAACCAGGCCACGCCCTCGGCTACGAGGTCGACGGTCAGGAGATAGCGCCCCGGCTCGGCCGGCCACTCGATCTCGAGCTCGGCCGAGAGCGAATCTCCCGGCCGAATCGAGCCGGTCAGGGGGGCGCGGGGACCGTCAAACGCTATCGGCCTGCCATCGGTCAAACGGCTGAGCCGGTAGCCCAGAACCACCGGTACCACGCCGTCGCTGGTCCAGGTCGTCGCGCTCGCGTTCCTGGCCTCCAGGCTGACCTTCGAAACCGATCCCGCAGCGGCTTCGCTCGGCAGTGCAACCGAGACGACCTCAGAAGCGAACATGTCCTCCGGAATCTCGCCATCGGCCAGGTAGTGGAGCTCCGCGCTCGCCGGCGACCCATCCGGCGTAGCGATCGACAGCCGAAAGCTCTGCACGACGAAATCCGATTCGAGCTCCCAGAAAAACCAGAACTGATGCTTGCGCCACGATCGCGACGGCTCGATCTCGATCACCGTGGCTCCGGTCTTCGGCTGTCGAATGGGGAAGGCCAGCTCTTTCCCCCAGTCCTCGAAACGCAGTTCCAGGTCGCGAGCCCGCGAGCGAACCAGGAACCTCATCACGCCCCCGGAGCGGCGCCGCGCGACTTCGAGCTCCGCGGGCTTCGCGCCGGTTTCGAGCACGAAGCTATTCGAGCGCACCCGAGCGAAGGGATCGACGAAACGCACGAAGTCCCACGACAGCCGGTAGTCCTCGTCTCCCGGAGCCACGCCCGGGCGCCGCCAGTACCGCTCGAGATGACCCTCGAGATTGTCCGAGGTCGACTCGTAAGGAAACCAGCGAAAGACGCCGGCATAGGCATGCCCCTGACTCGACTGCACCGCCTCGGGAACCTGCAAGGCCGAGAGCAGGGCGGAACCTGCGACCAGAAGCGAAACCAGCCATGGCGCCAGCAGCCACCGCCGGCGCGGGAGAGCGGCCAGCGCCGGTAACAGAGCCCCGTAGACAGGAAGAAAGTACCGGTTCCCGATACAGGAACCGCCACCGAAGTAGTTGTGGGGCAGAAAGACCAGGTAGGCACCCACGACCGCGACGATGCCCAGGCCCAAACAGACCGTGACACGGTCAAAGCGACGCCCGCACAGAACGAGTAGAACAAGGGCCGTCGGGAAGTACAGCAGCAGTCCTGTGTGCCGCCCCGAAAAAAAATAGAGGGCCGAATAGGCGCTGACCTGGGGCCGGACGGCTCGCAGCCTCACCGTCGCGAGTGCCGCCCCGAAGCCGCCGCCGGCCAGGGCCTCGCTGTCCTCGTCGGCCTCCACACTGAAGCTCGTCCGCTCCGAAAGATACGGCGACACCGCGCCGCCGAGGGCCCAGTTCAAGCCGAGACCCAGGGCCAACACCAGGGCCGCGGCGACGAGAATCTGGCCCGCCTGCTTGTACAGCTTGAATGAAGCCGCGGCCGCAACCGCGGCGACAGCGAGCGGAGCGTTCGTGATCCTCATCGCCACCGCCAGTCCAAGGAGACCGCCACCCAGGATGAGCCAGCCGGTATCCGAGCCCTTCGATCGCCCATGCGTGCGGAGTCGAGCCACACACAGCGAAAGCCCCGCCAACACGACCGCGAACTGAAGCAAGTCGCTAGTCAGCCAAACCGTGTATGGGATGACGGCACCGGCACAGAGAAACGTAGTCAGGGTCAGCAACCAGCGCTCGGGATCAATAGCCCGCAACAGCCCGCCGGCCGCGAACGCAGCCGCAGCGAACGCCAGCAGGTTCAGGAATACGACCCCGGACTTGCCGGCCACTCGATAGAAGGGCGCAGCCAGCACGGGCTGCACGACCGGCTTCGAGTACGTCAGC
This bacterium DNA region includes the following protein-coding sequences:
- a CDS encoding AAA domain-containing protein; the protein is MQPDMSTLSEQVERETLTLKEVENEIRKVIVGQDYLLDRLLVGLLARGHLLIEGVPGLAKTLAVKTLAQTLDIDFRRIQFTPDLLPADLLGTLIYDQRHGEFLPRKGPLFTNLLLADEINRAPAKVQSALLESMEERQVTLGETTYPLEEPFMVLATQNPIEQEGTYPLAEAQIDRFMLKLRLDYPLRNDELEILERMMVEVPKDVRAILDGERLIALRTTCDSVYLDHKIKNYILDLVLATRDPEGAGLPDLKSLISFGASPRATLFLARAAKALALVRGRGFVIPEDVKEIAADVLRHRIVATYEAEAEEITTDTLVTRLLERIEVP
- a CDS encoding DUF58 domain-containing protein; the encoded protein is MLGFARKKKSTAPFAESRPALPADLMRKVRRIEISTKKLVDEGIAGGYHSVFKGRGVEFSEVRPYQPGDDIRAIDWNVTARMGAPFVKQFVEERDLTVFIIVDVSGSLNFGSRSTLKRELAAEISALLSFAALRNQDRVGAALVSERLELFLEPRRRRSHVLRMVREVLVRTGGGLTDLDRAVAQVMRNLKQRSVLFLISDFQETPFANAIKRASGRHDLIVIEITDPRDLTLPPVAAVPLRDAETGRIGLINGSKLEGEFLRHRGGERERLHRLTRQVGADLIHISTDRPYLPELVSFFEERRRRLSR
- a CDS encoding VWA domain-containing protein, whose amino-acid sequence is MTTFGHLAQPAWLLGLLLLPALAVWRHRGAGVGALSFSRLPGEPSGAWRLHIPFYLRLLALGLVFIALARPQLGYAWEESLTEGIDIEIVLDISGSMGAEDFQPKNRLTVAKSVVNDFIQGRPADRLGLVVFSGTALTRAPLTGDREMLRFLIESVELNTLPDGTAIGVALANAASRLKDSQAESRVVVLVTDGVNNAGAIDPMSAASICKGLGIRVYTIGVGTDGRVPVPMQYQNPLTGRQEIRRALMDVEVDEELLQKIAETTSGQFFKATDPEGLREIFEEIDRLETTPLQIKQYTRFEEAFVPWAQSALALLCLPLVIRLTKVSLEP
- a CDS encoding VWA domain-containing protein, encoding MTFAQPNALWLTLLAPIALLLAALFWQGYLRNLNAWAKIGVWERLGIDFRKRHLRTSVICLTLAILGVALTLARPRWGTSEQTVERQGVDVVFVLDSSMSMAAQDVAPSRLDISKTLVRRLAGALPGHRVALVQAEGEGLVLAPLTVDSAVLDLLLDTIGPGSLPRPGTQLGPALQESLKLYPPDGEKHRTLVLISDGEDHGSGWEQSLQALKDAGVVVHALGVGTTRGSPIPLLDEDNRFKQDAEGRVVVTKVNEAVLERLAAETGGIYIAVSKPGTDPARITQAISAMEQRSFESESLEVLAERFQWPLTLAALALVLHLFVSPLQPRRSGREELG
- a CDS encoding tetratricopeptide repeat protein, encoding MIRSLAAVLTLAAGWSFTDLSLDRLRWNARERTQAGIEVLETENKQAALEAFETAARLDPANPLLRYNAGSAHLVAGTEAATQHLELAAETAPEELRPAASYNLGNARLNSGDPAGAIEAYEQTLRLTPNHLEAKFNLELALQQQQQQQEQQQENQDDKDADQDDQGQENQPSSDEQQEQPQGSNQDEQEKQEQNGEGEQEKQLPQFEEQPDMSAEQAAAILEAVENLEREQRRKQAEQEMKKRPHKGKDW
- a CDS encoding protein BatD; amino-acid sequence: MTPLARARAAALVAFAAFTVGLQTPRGAQAQEAASATARLEPELIGVGQVVTLTLEALSSGLADLDLDPQFSLENLEIVSGPTQAQSWQFVNGRASRSESLIWRLRAKKVGGARVSQIVLKINDSVFELPDQTIQVQEEPIEIPDAFGRRRFADPFEDFPFPPRRRAPRREAEPKLFLRAEATPQEPFVGQQVLYTLYLFTQADVGAINPESVPDFAGFWVEDVPQPDKLQPEMVDIQGERYGRVVLLRKAVFPMHPGRVELEAVRARLVASMPKYSWLGSVIDRRREIYRTSNAVTLDVKALPEAPAGFRGAVGQLQLSTEVEPREVRVGEAATLTVKLEGRGNIQGVLEPELPVLEGMRVFPPEQSSRNRVAGTQVRGEKSWRYVLVPDRAGRWEIPPLSVDYFDPYDEAFRAAQAAPAVFTALAPLDAVPSVGHSEAPTLGPSTTTAGERDSESGGALHRWYRKPRFLLGSAALVTAMLLVPIARRLRNRGQSSKRLCGRLRDASTIQHGRRAADALENAWRDYLEERFDLPPGTAAMQWTQRLRDGGLKAAGLTELGRLVEDLEYLRYAPELSASESLIAELVARSLKLARGLR